Proteins encoded within one genomic window of Eublepharis macularius isolate TG4126 chromosome 10, MPM_Emac_v1.0, whole genome shotgun sequence:
- the LOC129336997 gene encoding myb/SANT-like DNA-binding domain-containing protein 7, with amino-acid sequence MTELRPQVSRGVAWREREILDLLSFWGEEKIQDALKKSHRNIDYFERIAVQMASRGHKRSATECRSKTKTMRLEYKKVVAHNGISGNAPITCPYYRELNSILRGDASVKPRRVARSLCVESVAQHVLPTVPCYDGSEELFSHNLITIDREQVRSSTPSPRDGGVGLAQAAPENDLDVTVDGLADCEAEEPCPDAQEEPQSDGDSSSLQQGGGKDSTSTSMAEASPGSRLERIKSRRRRNAGLFAVADKMISQSGEEH; translated from the exons ATGACTGAGCTCCGGCCACAGGTTTCAAGAGGGgtggcatggagggagagggaaatcctGGACCTTCTCTcgttctggggagaggagaaaatacaGGATGCACTGAAGAAAAGTCATAGAAATATAGACTACTTTGAGCGCATCGCCGTTCAGATGGCCTCCCGGGGACATAAGAGGTCGGCGACAGAATGCAGATCCAAGACGAAAACAATGAGGCTAGAATATAAGAAGGTGGTGGCACATAACGGTATCTCAGGAAATGCTCCCATAACCTGCCCATATTACAGGGAGCTGAACAGCATTCTGCGGGGGGATGCAAGCGTCAAACCGAGGCGTGTTGCAAGGAGCCTCTGTGTCGAGTCTGTGGCACAGCATGTTCTCCCCACGGTGCCCTGCTATGACGGGTCAGAGGAGCTTTTCTCGCACAATCTGATAACCATTGATCGTGAGCAGGTTAGaagttccaccccctcccccagag ATGGCGGTGTGGGGTTGGCACAGGCGGCACCAGAGAATGACCTAGATGTCACAGTGGATGGCCTTGCTGACTGTG AGGCGGAGGAACCGTGTCCTGATGCTCAGGAGGAACCACAGAGTGACGGCGACTCAAGCTCATTGCAGCAAGGTGGCGGAAAGG ATTCCACATCAACATCCATGGCTGAGGCTTCCCCAGGGTCACGCCTTGAACGTATAAAGAGCAGAAGACGGAGAAATGCGGGATTGTTTGCAGTCGCTGATAAGATGATCAGTCAGTCAGGGGAGGAGCATTAG